In one Aeromicrobium wangtongii genomic region, the following are encoded:
- a CDS encoding alpha/beta fold hydrolase, with translation MTPPLVLIAAAMAVPSGFYRPLVAAFAERGWEARALPNRGFERGEPIASRAHDWSYADEIQAIADAVGKARADDPDRPVIVLGHSLGSQLGAGHQLHHPPADGFVTVGASVPHFRTYPYGGLGVLLLGVTVPLATRVRGFLPKPFFGAPGARTLMREWARFVRTGKPPFDVPHRITSPTLVIQLQGDTYAVSASNKVFTAMMVEPDAVTRWVYTKDAALAAGGTSHHVQWVKTPGPVVDRIIDWWTTTHPIR, from the coding sequence GTGACTCCACCGCTCGTCCTGATCGCGGCCGCGATGGCGGTGCCGTCGGGCTTCTACCGTCCGCTGGTCGCCGCATTCGCCGAGCGTGGCTGGGAGGCGCGGGCGCTGCCCAACCGCGGCTTCGAGCGCGGTGAGCCGATCGCCTCGCGCGCGCACGACTGGAGCTATGCCGACGAGATCCAGGCGATCGCGGACGCCGTGGGCAAGGCGCGCGCGGACGATCCGGACCGTCCGGTCATCGTGCTGGGGCACAGCCTCGGGTCGCAGCTGGGCGCGGGCCACCAGCTCCACCACCCGCCGGCGGACGGATTCGTGACCGTCGGCGCCTCAGTGCCGCACTTCCGCACCTATCCGTACGGCGGGCTGGGCGTGCTGCTGCTCGGGGTCACCGTCCCGCTGGCGACGCGGGTACGCGGCTTCCTGCCCAAGCCGTTCTTCGGCGCTCCGGGCGCCAGGACACTGATGCGCGAGTGGGCCCGGTTCGTCCGCACCGGGAAGCCACCCTTCGACGTCCCGCACCGCATCACGTCGCCGACGCTCGTCATCCAGCTGCAGGGCGACACCTACGCCGTGTCGGCGTCGAACAAGGTCTTCACCGCGATGATGGTCGAGCCCGACGCCGTCACCCGGTGGGTCTACACCAAGGACGCCGCCCTGGCCGCTGGCGGCACGTCCCACCACGTCCAATGGGTCAAGACCCCAGGCCCGGTCGTCGACCGCATCATCGACTGGTGGACCACCACCCACCCCATCCGCTGA
- the gcvP gene encoding aminomethyl-transferring glycine dehydrogenase: protein MSQDRVSHDFAGRHIGPTAADQDAMVRRVGYDSLDALMQAAVPSGIRSSSALNLPPARTETEALATLRALADRNNPGVAMIGLGYHPTVTPAVIRRNVLEDPSWYTAYTPYQPEISQGRLEALLNFQTVISDLTGLPTANSSLLDEGTAVAEAMTLIRRATKGKDALPIVIDSGLLPQTLAVTHTRAEALGIELLEADLAAGVPDVEMAGIIVAYPRADGRIVDPRAAIEAAHAGGGLAVVVADPLALVLLASPGSLGADVVVGSTQRFGVPMFYGGPHAGFMAVRSGLERHLPGRLVGVSVDSAGRPAYRLALQTREQHIRREKATSNICTAQVLLAVTASMYAVYHGPAGLRRIATDVNASASLLAEGLRAGGVEVAGGDFFDTVVATVPGGAVGIVAKAREAGVHLRLVDADTISISTNETTTRAHLETVWNAFGVPGVDDAPAALPSDLLRTDEILTHPVFHEHHSETQMLRYLKKLSDRDYALDRGMIPLGSCTMKLNATAEMEPISWPGFADLHPFVPAEDAAGMIELIETLEGWLAEVTGYAGVSIQPNAGSQGEFAGLLAIRAYHHSRGDQHRTVCLIPSSAHGTNAASAVMAGMRVVLVKSTDQGEVDLADLRAQCEKHTDDLAAIMVTYPSTHGVYEHGITELCEIVHAHGGQVYVDGANLNALLGHAQPGVFGGDVSHLNLHKTFCIPHGGGGPGVGPVAVAEHLVPFLPTHPLHPVESKRVGVGAISASPYGSAGILPIPYAYIAMMGAEGLTDATSVAVLSANYIAKRLESAFPVLYTGDNDLVAHECILDLRPLTKAAGLTIDDVAKRLIDYGFHAPTMSFPVPGTLMVEPTESEDLAELDRFCDAMLAIRSEIDQVIAGQWPAGDNPLVNSPHTMRTLLEWDHAYDISTGAFPAGTVDDKYWPPVGRIDQAYGDRNLACSCPPVEAFAD from the coding sequence ATGTCCCAAGATCGTGTCTCCCATGACTTCGCCGGCCGCCACATCGGCCCGACGGCTGCCGACCAGGACGCCATGGTGCGGCGCGTCGGCTACGACTCGCTCGACGCGCTGATGCAGGCAGCGGTTCCCTCGGGCATCCGCAGCAGCTCTGCGCTGAACCTGCCGCCCGCCCGCACCGAGACCGAGGCGCTGGCGACGTTGCGGGCGCTGGCCGACCGCAACAACCCGGGCGTCGCGATGATCGGCCTGGGCTACCACCCGACCGTCACACCGGCCGTCATCCGCCGCAACGTGCTGGAGGACCCGTCCTGGTACACGGCCTACACGCCGTACCAGCCGGAGATCTCCCAAGGGCGTCTCGAGGCGCTGCTGAACTTCCAGACCGTCATCTCGGACCTGACCGGGCTGCCCACGGCCAACTCCTCGCTGCTGGACGAGGGCACCGCGGTCGCCGAGGCGATGACGCTGATCCGCCGGGCGACCAAGGGCAAGGACGCCCTGCCGATCGTGATCGACTCCGGCCTGCTGCCGCAGACGCTCGCCGTCACGCACACCCGCGCCGAGGCGCTCGGCATCGAGCTGCTCGAGGCCGATCTGGCGGCTGGGGTCCCGGACGTCGAGATGGCCGGCATCATCGTGGCCTACCCGCGCGCCGACGGACGGATCGTCGATCCCCGCGCCGCGATCGAGGCGGCTCACGCGGGCGGCGGTCTCGCGGTGGTCGTCGCGGACCCGCTGGCCCTGGTCCTGCTGGCCTCGCCCGGCTCGCTCGGCGCGGACGTCGTCGTCGGCTCGACGCAGCGCTTCGGCGTCCCGATGTTCTACGGCGGCCCGCACGCCGGGTTCATGGCCGTCCGCTCCGGATTGGAGCGCCACCTGCCCGGCCGCCTCGTGGGCGTCTCGGTCGACAGCGCGGGCCGTCCGGCCTACCGCCTGGCCCTGCAGACGCGCGAGCAGCACATCCGCCGCGAGAAGGCCACGTCCAACATCTGCACCGCCCAGGTGCTGCTGGCGGTCACCGCGTCGATGTACGCGGTCTACCACGGACCGGCCGGCCTGCGCCGGATCGCGACGGACGTCAACGCGTCCGCGAGCCTGCTCGCCGAGGGCCTGCGTGCCGGGGGAGTGGAGGTCGCCGGTGGCGACTTCTTCGACACCGTCGTGGCGACGGTGCCCGGCGGCGCTGTCGGCATCGTGGCCAAGGCTCGCGAGGCGGGCGTCCACCTGCGGCTCGTCGACGCCGACACCATCAGCATCTCGACCAACGAGACCACGACGCGCGCCCACCTGGAGACGGTCTGGAACGCCTTCGGCGTCCCCGGTGTCGACGACGCGCCCGCTGCGCTGCCGTCGGACCTGCTGCGCACCGACGAGATCCTGACCCACCCGGTGTTCCACGAGCACCACAGCGAGACGCAGATGCTGCGCTACCTCAAGAAGCTCAGCGACCGCGACTACGCTCTGGACCGGGGCATGATCCCGCTGGGCTCGTGCACCATGAAGCTCAACGCGACCGCCGAGATGGAGCCCATCAGCTGGCCCGGGTTCGCCGATCTGCACCCGTTCGTGCCGGCCGAGGACGCCGCGGGCATGATCGAGCTCATCGAGACGCTGGAGGGCTGGCTCGCCGAGGTGACCGGTTACGCCGGCGTCTCCATCCAGCCCAATGCCGGCTCCCAGGGTGAGTTCGCCGGGCTGCTGGCCATCCGGGCCTACCACCACAGCCGCGGCGACCAGCACCGCACGGTGTGCCTGATCCCCAGCTCGGCGCACGGCACCAACGCCGCGTCGGCGGTCATGGCCGGCATGCGGGTCGTGCTGGTCAAGTCGACCGATCAGGGCGAGGTCGACCTGGCCGACCTGCGGGCGCAGTGCGAGAAGCACACCGACGACCTGGCGGCGATCATGGTGACCTACCCGTCGACGCACGGCGTCTATGAGCACGGCATCACCGAGCTGTGCGAGATCGTGCACGCGCACGGCGGCCAGGTGTACGTCGACGGCGCCAACCTCAACGCGCTGCTGGGTCACGCCCAGCCCGGCGTGTTCGGCGGCGACGTCTCGCACCTGAACCTGCACAAGACATTCTGCATCCCGCACGGCGGCGGTGGCCCCGGTGTCGGACCCGTCGCGGTGGCCGAGCACCTGGTGCCGTTCCTGCCCACGCACCCGCTGCATCCCGTGGAGAGCAAGCGGGTCGGCGTCGGCGCCATCAGCGCGTCGCCCTACGGCTCGGCGGGCATCCTGCCGATCCCGTACGCGTACATCGCGATGATGGGCGCCGAGGGCCTGACGGACGCCACCTCGGTGGCCGTCCTGTCGGCGAACTACATCGCCAAGCGCCTCGAGAGCGCCTTCCCGGTGCTCTACACGGGTGACAACGACCTCGTCGCGCACGAGTGCATCCTGGACCTGCGGCCGCTGACGAAGGCTGCGGGGCTGACGATCGATGATGTCGCGAAGCGGCTGATCGACTACGGCTTCCACGCGCCGACCATGAGCTTCCCGGTGCCGGGCACGCTGATGGTCGAGCCGACCGAGTCCGAGGACCTCGCCGAGCTCGATCGGTTCTGCGACGCGATGCTGGCGATCCGCTCGGAGATCGACCAGGTCATCGCGGGGCAGTGGCCGGCCGGGGACAACCCGCTGGTGAACTCGCCGCACACGATGCGGACGCTGCTGGAGTGGGACCACGCCTACGACATCAGCACAGGCGCCTTCCCGGCCGGGACGGTCGATGACAAGTACTGGCCGCCGGTCGGCCGCATCGACCAGGCCTACGGCGACCGCAACCTGGCCTGCTCCTGCCCCCCGGTCGAGGCCTTCGCCGACTGA
- a CDS encoding RtcB family protein codes for MEKLSQRLFSWASILDSNARDQAHTASSMPFIYPHLALMPDAHLGKGATVGSVIPTLGAIIPAAVGVDIGCGMIAVKTPYVASELPTDRRTLRLAIERAIPLSAGVANRAITRAHTQARVNELRADAEAAGFDPADRAKSWELQLGTLGSGNHFIEVSLDEDDRVWLFLHSGSRGVGNKIAQRHIAIAQELCRKWWIDLPDRDLAYLVEGTDEFDAYITELQWAQKYALLNRAEMMDRVVACFADWVGTDEVERLEEINCHHNYTAREKHFGKDVWLSRKGAIDASSGTMGLIPGSMGTRSYVVVGKGNPVALNSSPHGAGREYSRSKARKQFTQDDLRVAMGDIEYRDTAAFVDEIPAAYKDIDVIMQDAADLVEVRHTLRQIVNVKGD; via the coding sequence ATGGAGAAGCTCTCCCAGCGGTTGTTCAGCTGGGCTTCCATCCTGGACTCCAACGCCCGCGATCAGGCCCACACGGCCAGCAGCATGCCGTTCATCTACCCGCACCTCGCACTGATGCCCGACGCCCACCTGGGCAAGGGGGCGACGGTCGGCTCGGTGATCCCGACGCTCGGCGCGATCATCCCCGCTGCTGTCGGGGTCGACATCGGTTGCGGGATGATCGCGGTCAAGACGCCGTACGTGGCCTCCGAGCTGCCGACGGATCGCCGGACGCTGCGCCTGGCGATCGAAAGGGCGATCCCGTTGTCCGCCGGGGTCGCCAACCGCGCGATCACCCGAGCGCACACCCAGGCGCGCGTGAACGAGCTGCGCGCCGATGCCGAGGCCGCTGGGTTCGACCCGGCCGACCGGGCGAAGAGCTGGGAGCTGCAGCTCGGCACGCTCGGATCGGGCAATCACTTCATCGAGGTCAGCCTCGACGAGGACGACCGGGTGTGGTTGTTCCTGCACTCCGGATCGCGCGGTGTCGGCAACAAGATCGCGCAGCGGCACATCGCGATCGCGCAGGAGCTGTGCCGCAAATGGTGGATCGATCTGCCGGATCGCGATCTGGCGTACCTCGTGGAGGGCACGGACGAGTTCGATGCGTACATCACCGAGCTGCAGTGGGCGCAGAAGTACGCGCTGCTCAACCGCGCGGAGATGATGGACCGGGTCGTGGCGTGCTTCGCGGACTGGGTCGGCACGGACGAGGTGGAGCGGCTCGAGGAGATCAACTGCCACCACAACTACACGGCCCGGGAGAAGCACTTCGGCAAGGACGTCTGGCTGTCCCGCAAGGGGGCGATCGACGCTTCCTCCGGCACGATGGGCCTGATCCCGGGGTCCATGGGAACGCGGTCGTACGTCGTGGTGGGCAAGGGCAACCCGGTTGCCCTGAACTCGTCCCCCCACGGGGCCGGGCGCGAGTACAGCAGGTCCAAGGCCCGCAAGCAGTTCACCCAGGACGATCTGCGGGTCGCGATGGGAGACATCGAGTACCGCGACACGGCGGCCTTCGTCGACGAGATCCCCGCGGCGTACAAGGACATCGACGTGATCATGCAGGACGCTGCTGACCTGGTCGAGGTTCGTCACACGCTGCGGCAGATCGTCAACGTGAAGGGCGACTGA
- a CDS encoding SRPBCC family protein — translation MAADYSLVSRWSVPLSREDLWDVLDALLATPDPMVWWPAVQVSEFDGSRMHVRVDSPFAYSLRFALDDLTTQRPGALSFTATGDLEGHGAVAFEDGPGETSMVIDWRVDTRRRWMRWTSWALRPLFVLAHRQVMRQGERHFNAWIAAQESPGTPDMV, via the coding sequence ATGGCCGCCGACTACTCGCTCGTCTCCCGCTGGTCGGTCCCGCTGTCGCGGGAGGACCTGTGGGACGTCCTGGACGCATTGCTGGCGACTCCTGACCCGATGGTCTGGTGGCCCGCGGTGCAGGTCAGCGAGTTCGACGGCTCACGGATGCACGTGCGGGTCGACAGCCCGTTCGCGTACTCGCTGCGGTTCGCGCTCGATGACCTGACGACGCAGCGTCCCGGTGCGCTGAGCTTCACGGCGACGGGTGATCTGGAGGGACACGGTGCCGTGGCGTTCGAGGACGGCCCGGGGGAGACCTCGATGGTCATCGACTGGCGCGTGGACACCCGCCGCCGATGGATGCGATGGACGTCGTGGGCCCTGCGACCGCTATTCGTCCTGGCCCACCGGCAGGTGATGCGCCAGGGGGAGCGGCACTTCAACGCCTGGATCGCAGCGCAGGAATCGCCGGGCACCCCAGACATGGTGTAA
- a CDS encoding acyl-CoA dehydrogenase family protein has product MPVFNATDPLSLDDLLTAEEIAVRGSVRSMLAEHVQPHVAQWFEAGGAPHPRELFAEFGKLGLLGMHLEGYTLPGMSSVDYGLACAELEACDSGIRSMVSVQGSLAMYAIWRWASEEEKQRWLPGMGTGELVGCFGLTEPDHGSDPGSMRTTARRDGSDWVLDGSKMWISNGTFADVAVIWAQTDEGIRGFAVPTQTPGFSAREIKHKMSLRVSSTAELVLEGVRVPASAMFPEVRGLKGPLSCLTEARYGIVWGSMGAARSSFETALDYARTRQQFGRPIGGFQLTQAKLADMALELHKGLLLALHLGRRKDAVGLTTEQVSFGKLNNVREALDICRTSRTILAANGISLEYPVIRHMNNLESVLTYEGTVEMHQLILGQALTGENAFS; this is encoded by the coding sequence ATGCCTGTCTTCAACGCCACGGACCCCCTGTCACTCGACGACCTGCTGACGGCCGAGGAGATCGCCGTGCGCGGCAGCGTCCGCTCGATGCTGGCCGAGCACGTCCAGCCCCACGTGGCGCAGTGGTTCGAGGCCGGCGGGGCGCCCCATCCCCGCGAGCTGTTCGCCGAGTTCGGCAAGCTCGGCCTGCTCGGGATGCACCTGGAGGGCTACACGCTGCCGGGCATGTCGTCGGTCGACTACGGATTGGCGTGCGCCGAGCTCGAGGCGTGCGATTCCGGCATCCGCTCGATGGTCTCGGTGCAGGGATCACTGGCGATGTACGCGATCTGGCGCTGGGCCTCGGAGGAGGAGAAGCAGCGGTGGCTGCCGGGGATGGGCACCGGCGAGCTCGTGGGCTGCTTCGGGCTGACCGAGCCCGATCACGGCTCCGACCCGGGCAGCATGCGGACGACGGCGCGCCGCGACGGCAGCGACTGGGTGCTCGACGGCAGCAAGATGTGGATCTCCAACGGCACCTTCGCCGATGTCGCGGTCATCTGGGCGCAGACCGATGAGGGCATCCGGGGTTTCGCGGTCCCCACGCAGACCCCCGGGTTCAGCGCCCGCGAGATCAAGCACAAGATGTCGCTGCGCGTCTCGTCGACGGCCGAGCTGGTGCTCGAGGGGGTCCGGGTGCCGGCATCGGCGATGTTCCCCGAGGTGCGTGGGCTCAAGGGGCCGCTGTCGTGCCTGACGGAGGCCCGTTACGGCATCGTGTGGGGCTCGATGGGCGCTGCCCGATCGTCCTTCGAGACAGCGCTGGACTACGCGCGCACCCGTCAGCAGTTCGGCCGGCCGATCGGCGGCTTCCAGCTGACGCAGGCGAAGCTGGCCGACATGGCGCTCGAGCTGCACAAGGGGCTGCTGCTGGCGCTGCACCTGGGACGCCGCAAGGACGCGGTGGGGCTGACCACCGAGCAGGTCAGCTTCGGCAAGCTCAACAACGTCCGCGAGGCGCTGGACATCTGCCGGACGTCCCGCACGATCCTGGCCGCCAACGGCATCTCGCTGGAGTACCCGGTGATCCGGCACATGAACAACCTCGAGTCGGTGCTGACCTACGAGGGCACCGTCGAGATGCACCAGCTGATCCTGGGCCAGGCGCTGACCGGGGAGAACGCCTTCTCCTGA
- a CDS encoding bifunctional nuclease family protein, which produces MREVEVVGVRVEMPTNQPLVLLREVEGARYLPIWIGAVEASAIAYAQQGTPTARPLTHELMQRIIEGLGDELREVRILDVREGIFFAVLVFSSGVEVEARPSDSIALALRTGSRIVCSEDVLDEAGITSTNEEDAEIEKFREFLDEVEPEDFSE; this is translated from the coding sequence ATGCGCGAGGTCGAGGTCGTGGGTGTCCGCGTCGAGATGCCGACCAACCAGCCGCTCGTGCTCCTGCGGGAGGTCGAGGGTGCTCGCTACCTGCCGATCTGGATCGGTGCGGTGGAGGCGTCGGCGATCGCGTACGCCCAGCAGGGCACGCCGACGGCGCGTCCCCTGACGCACGAGCTGATGCAGCGCATCATCGAAGGGCTCGGCGACGAGCTGCGGGAGGTCCGCATCCTGGACGTCCGCGAGGGGATCTTCTTCGCGGTGCTGGTGTTCTCCTCGGGCGTGGAGGTCGAGGCCCGACCGTCGGACTCCATCGCCCTGGCGCTGCGCACCGGCTCCCGGATCGTGTGCTCCGAGGACGTCCTCGACGAGGCGGGCATCACGTCGACGAACGAGGAGGACGCGGAGATCGAGAAGTTCCGTGAGTTCCTCGACGAGGTGGAACCCGAGGACTTCTCGGAATGA
- the gcvH gene encoding glycine cleavage system protein GcvH — translation MIPEDLYYSEEHEWVRMDDDIATVGITDFAQDQLGDIVYVELPAVGDRVEAGATIGELESTKSVSDIFSPLSGEIVARNDALDGGPEVINSDPYGEGWLIKLRPSEDDPTGALLEAEAYAALASD, via the coding sequence GTGATTCCTGAGGACCTGTACTACAGCGAAGAGCACGAGTGGGTGCGGATGGACGACGACATCGCCACCGTGGGCATCACCGACTTCGCGCAGGATCAGCTCGGCGACATCGTCTACGTCGAGCTCCCGGCCGTCGGCGACCGCGTGGAGGCCGGCGCGACCATCGGCGAGCTGGAGTCGACCAAGTCGGTCAGCGACATCTTCTCCCCGCTCAGCGGCGAGATCGTCGCCCGCAACGACGCGCTCGACGGCGGCCCCGAGGTCATCAACTCCGATCCCTACGGCGAGGGCTGGCTCATCAAGCTGCGTCCGTCCGAGGACGACCCGACCGGTGCCCTGCTCGAGGCCGAGGCCTACGCGGCCCTCGCGTCCGACTGA
- a CDS encoding MerR family transcriptional regulator: MIESHDNDATATHQAAADARDQGLLFTDDVSPLPEDAGFRGPTACSAAGITYRQLDYWARTGLVEPTVRSATGSGTQRLYSFKDILLLKIIKRLLDAGVSLQQIRVAIDHLRVRGTDDLTQVTLMSDGASVYECRSADEVIDLLQGGQGVFGIAIGGVWKEIEGSLHELPSERAVEISSADDELAARRRARLSS, encoded by the coding sequence ATGATCGAGTCGCACGACAACGACGCCACCGCCACACATCAAGCGGCTGCGGACGCCCGTGACCAGGGACTGCTCTTCACCGACGACGTCTCCCCGCTGCCCGAGGACGCCGGATTCCGCGGCCCCACGGCCTGCAGTGCCGCTGGTATCACCTACCGCCAGCTCGACTACTGGGCGCGCACCGGCCTGGTCGAGCCGACCGTCCGCTCGGCGACGGGCTCGGGCACGCAGCGCCTCTACTCCTTCAAGGACATCCTGCTGCTCAAGATCATCAAGCGTCTGCTCGACGCGGGTGTCTCGCTGCAGCAGATCCGGGTCGCCATCGACCACCTGCGCGTCCGCGGCACCGACGACCTGACGCAGGTCACGCTCATGAGCGACGGCGCCAGCGTCTACGAGTGCCGCTCCGCCGACGAGGTCATCGACCTGCTGCAGGGTGGCCAGGGCGTCTTCGGCATCGCGATCGGCGGTGTGTGGAAGGAGATCGAGGGCTCCCTGCACGAGCTGCCCAGCGAGCGTGCCGTCGAGATCTCCTCGGCCGACGACGAGCTCGCCGCCCGCCGCCGCGCGCGGCTGTCCAGCTGA
- the ftsR gene encoding transcriptional regulator FtsR codes for MTEPLPELSRLGIGKVLDELLPEFPDLTITKIRYLESEGLLEPERTPSGYRKFSFNDVERLRFILRQQRDKFWPLGHIRQVLDEMDRGVVPDTVQGSTARVPHLTLAEDGLPNEATFLEGSSSIRLSREELLEAAGIDSATLDAIQEYGLISQRPTQTYYDGTALQVASIVGEFAELGLEPRHLKIFGAAADREVALFDQVVTPRSRQLDKEAAERTVASLAALSIRFQSVLVRSRLRG; via the coding sequence GTGACCGAGCCGCTTCCCGAGCTCTCGCGGCTGGGCATCGGCAAGGTGCTGGACGAGCTGCTGCCGGAGTTCCCGGACCTGACGATCACCAAGATCAGGTACCTGGAGTCCGAGGGCCTGCTCGAGCCGGAGCGCACGCCGTCCGGGTACCGCAAGTTCTCCTTCAACGACGTCGAGCGACTGCGGTTCATCCTGCGGCAGCAGCGCGACAAGTTCTGGCCGCTCGGCCACATCCGCCAGGTCCTGGACGAGATGGACCGTGGCGTGGTGCCCGACACCGTCCAGGGCTCGACCGCGCGCGTCCCGCACCTGACGCTGGCCGAGGACGGCCTGCCGAACGAGGCGACGTTCCTGGAGGGGTCCAGCAGCATCCGCCTGTCGCGCGAGGAGCTGCTCGAGGCAGCCGGCATCGACTCGGCGACGCTGGACGCGATCCAGGAGTACGGCCTGATCTCGCAGCGTCCCACCCAGACCTACTACGACGGCACGGCCCTGCAGGTCGCCTCCATCGTGGGGGAGTTCGCCGAGCTCGGCCTGGAGCCGCGCCACCTGAAGATCTTCGGCGCTGCCGCGGATCGTGAGGTCGCGCTGTTCGACCAGGTCGTGACGCCGCGCTCCCGCCAGCTCGACAAGGAAGCGGCCGAGCGCACCGTGGCAAGCCTGGCCGCGCTGTCGATCCGCTTCCAGTCCGTACTGGTCAGAAGTCGATTGCGCGGCTGA
- the sigK gene encoding ECF RNA polymerase sigma factor SigK, translating to MAASAAHLKLAATPEHDAASDLNDLLVRVARGDESAFAAIYDALGASVFGLARRVIRDPARAEEIAQEVFMQAWQSAARFDPARGNAKSWLLTLAHRRAVDAVRHDQAATNRENKYDWSGGPDYDEVEETVTITLEHEQVNRCLDGLTELQREAVNLAYYQGYTYAEVATALNANTATIKTRMRDGIIRLRDCMGVGA from the coding sequence ATGGCGGCATCCGCTGCACACCTCAAGCTCGCGGCCACACCCGAGCACGATGCCGCATCCGATCTGAACGATCTCCTCGTCCGCGTCGCACGCGGCGACGAGAGCGCGTTCGCCGCGATCTACGATGCGCTCGGCGCATCCGTGTTCGGGCTGGCCCGGCGTGTCATCCGCGATCCCGCCCGTGCCGAGGAGATCGCCCAAGAGGTGTTCATGCAGGCCTGGCAGTCCGCCGCCCGCTTCGATCCCGCCCGCGGCAACGCCAAGAGCTGGCTCCTGACGCTGGCGCACCGTCGTGCCGTCGACGCCGTCCGCCACGACCAGGCCGCGACCAACCGCGAGAACAAGTACGACTGGTCCGGGGGCCCGGACTACGACGAGGTCGAGGAGACGGTGACCATCACCCTCGAGCACGAGCAGGTCAACCGCTGCCTGGACGGGCTGACGGAGCTGCAGCGTGAGGCGGTGAACCTGGCGTACTACCAGGGCTACACCTACGCCGAGGTGGCCACCGCCCTGAACGCGAACACCGCCACGATCAAGACCCGGATGCGCGATGGCATCATCCGCCTGCGCGACTGCATGGGAGTTGGGGCATGA
- a CDS encoding anti-sigma factor, with protein sequence MSTDLHSLMAPYALNALDDEERARFEAHLEQCADCQAEMAGFMATAVRLGGAAEHTPPPGLRERLLTEIGSTPQERPIVTSLADRRGLRRRLPRILVAAAVLVGVVGAGGYVVERQNAQEEHEQRVAVSRVLSAPDAQTVAKSFPGGGNVRMVMSSKVNSAVIYANNLPRAGKDKVYQVWLIGSDGPHSQGTFVTSGDMVMDGIDKVDQVAVTVEPKGGSKKPTTAPVALIPV encoded by the coding sequence ATGAGCACCGATCTGCACTCCCTCATGGCGCCCTACGCGCTCAACGCCCTCGACGACGAGGAGCGGGCCAGGTTCGAGGCCCATCTCGAGCAGTGCGCCGACTGCCAGGCCGAGATGGCCGGGTTCATGGCCACGGCCGTCCGTCTCGGCGGCGCCGCCGAGCACACGCCTCCCCCGGGTCTGCGTGAGCGCCTGCTCACCGAGATCGGCTCGACGCCCCAGGAGCGTCCCATCGTCACGTCGCTCGCCGACCGCCGCGGGCTGCGCCGCAGGCTCCCGCGCATCCTGGTGGCAGCGGCCGTCCTGGTCGGCGTCGTCGGCGCGGGTGGCTATGTCGTCGAGCGCCAGAACGCCCAGGAGGAGCACGAGCAGCGGGTCGCGGTCTCGCGCGTGCTGTCGGCACCCGACGCACAGACCGTCGCGAAGAGCTTCCCCGGCGGCGGCAACGTGCGGATGGTCATGTCCTCGAAGGTCAACTCGGCGGTGATCTACGCCAACAACCTGCCGCGGGCCGGCAAGGACAAGGTCTACCAGGTGTGGCTGATCGGGTCGGACGGTCCGCACAGCCAGGGCACGTTCGTCACCAGCGGCGACATGGTCATGGACGGCATCGACAAGGTCGACCAGGTCGCTGTGACGGTCGAGCCGAAGGGCGGGTCCAAGAAGCCGACCACCGCGCCCGTCGCGCTGATCCCGGTCTGA
- a CDS encoding FHA domain-containing protein — protein MSTPDQEPDDTAAAHKDALGGGPGSGPVSDHTTHIPILDADTEEMSASDVSAVENLPAGSAMLLVQRGPDSGARFLLDSDQVSVGRHPDSDIFLDDISVSRRHGTFTRHGSGYSVTDLGSLNGTYVNRDRIDGEVTLSGGDEVQIGKYRLIYFAGSLKGAQ, from the coding sequence ATGTCTACGCCGGACCAAGAGCCCGACGACACCGCCGCTGCGCACAAGGACGCCCTCGGGGGAGGCCCCGGTTCGGGGCCGGTCTCCGACCACACGACCCACATCCCGATCCTGGATGCGGACACCGAGGAGATGTCGGCCTCGGACGTGTCGGCCGTCGAGAACCTCCCCGCCGGCAGCGCGATGCTGCTGGTGCAGCGCGGTCCCGACTCCGGCGCGCGGTTCCTGCTCGACAGCGACCAGGTGTCGGTGGGACGTCATCCCGACAGCGACATCTTCCTCGACGACATCAGCGTCTCGCGCCGTCACGGCACCTTCACCCGCCACGGCTCGGGCTACTCCGTCACCGACCTGGGCAGCCTGAACGGCACCTATGTCAACCGTGACCGGATCGACGGCGAGGTGACCCTCTCCGGTGGCGACGAGGTGCAGATCGGCAAGTACCGGTTGATCTACTTCGCCGGATCCCTGAAGGGCGCGCAGTGA